In the Pseudorasbora parva isolate DD20220531a chromosome 5, ASM2467924v1, whole genome shotgun sequence genome, acatgtatgtgtgtgtgtgtgtgtatatatatatatatatatatatatatatatatatatatatatatatatatatatatatatatatatatatatatatatatatatatatatatatatatatatatatatatatatatatacacacacacacactcacctaaaggattattaggattaacaccatactaatactgtgtttgaccccctttcaccgaATTTGCAtctcaaaacatttttgaataatttttgctttgtggcagggagcattatcctgctaagAGAGGCCACAGCTATCTTGGAATGCCGTTTCCATGTAAGGGTGTACATTGTCTGCGACAAGCGACAAttcttaggtaggtggtacgtgtcaaagtaacatccacatggatggcaggacttAAGTTTtgccagcagaacattgcccaaagcatcacactgcctccgccggcttgctttcttcccatagtgctTCCTGGTGCattgtgttccccaggtaagcaacgcacatgcccccggccatccatgtgatataaaagaaaatgtgaattATCACACCAGTCCACCTTTTaacattgctccgtggtccagttctgatgctcgcgtgcccactgttggttcTTTCAGCAGTGCACagaggtcagcatgggcaccctgactggtatTTGGCTATAGAGCctcatatgcaacaaactgtgatctTCTGTGTATTCTGAAACCTTTCCGTCAGAACCTACATTAACCTCTTAGgaaatttgagctacagtagctcatctgttttaatcggaccacacgggccagccttcgctccccacttgcatcagtgagccttggccacccaggaccctgttgccggttcaccagtgttccttccttggaccacttttgatagatactgaccactgcattccaagggaacaccccacaagagctgcagctttaaagagatgctgacccagtcgtctagccattacAATTTGGTCCTTTGttaaacttgctcaaatccttacgcttgcccatttttcaaGCTTCTAACATAACAACTTTGATAATCTCTTCTTCACAGCACCTTAGTGGTTAGTGGGTGGGGTATATTAGGCAGCCAATGAAATGTTTTGCCTCATTGTTATTTACTTCACTTtactggtcataatgttatgcctggttggcgtattttgttgtttttacccTCAACAAATTTCTTTCTTtccatattttttatataagtgATTCAATTCTAAATGAAACCACAAAACATTAGTTCGTTTTTTAAATGGATGAGTTGGACCATGCTACGGTAGGGTACATATGATTGTATGAGTGTAGCAGGACTTTTGTCCATCACAACTGCAGACTGACCGACCTGCAGCAGGGGTTTCCCTCTCTGTCTCCCTCTAAAGAACCTCTTCAAGACCCTGACTCAGACGTGTATTCCAAGTTCTTCATGAGTCACTGCTGCTACGATGCCATTCCAACAAGCTCTAAACTGGTCATCTTTGACACAACACTGCAGGTGTGCTTATCTGCTGAAGTCACATCCTGTACTACAGTATTTTATATTCTTGATTGAAAGGTTCAGAGAGCATAaacagggatttttttttattgatgtgTACAGGTGAAGAAAGCATTCTTTGCAATGGTTGCTAACGGGGTCAGAGCGGCACCTTTATGGGACAGCAAGCTGCAGTGTTTCGTAGGTAAGCAAATGTTAGGGTTCTGCTGAGCCTGTCAAAGTGTTGCTTGTTCAGCTGTGAGCCTGTATCAGATTACTGAAATCTTATAATGTCACTGCAACATCTTAAACCATGTTAATAAAAGCGAACATGTTTCACATATGCTAAAACACTCAGAAATCCCATTAAACCGCTATGTCCCTGCTCtaccatacattttattttgactCCTATATATGTAGGGCTTAACATTAACACCCACCAAATGAATTTATATGACATAGGCTATATTTTTTCAACtgtagtcttttaaaaaggAATATGAAATTATAATCTAAGTGCAGTGTACATATCAAATAATAAACTAAGTGCAATGTTCATACCAAAAATACATATTCAATGCCTATTCAATACTGAAACGCTTCCAGAACTTATTTTCTGTAACTCCAGTTGTGCTTTCTCGCTTTCTTACCTCTCAGACAGTGAGTTGACGCACACAAATCCACCTCCCCTTCACTCGTTTAATTTGCCCGGATAAATATTGTTGGCGTTACAGGGTTTGAATTTTGATGTGGGATTGTGTGCAGTGTGCATATTTTAACTCATTCCCAGAGATTTTGTTCGAAGACTTGAGTTTtcgcttaaacagtcaaatacacgcAAAATGTCAAAAGAAAAGTATTCGCATAATTAGACAGTTATGTATTAAGTGAAGgtaacagttgagaaagaaaatgcaTTAGTAATAGTATTATGTATCCGTGCCTCAGACCTTAAAGTAACAGCTGCATAATATACCTGCTGTCAAATTATaagataatataaaaaatatcttcatggcaGATTTTTTATGGAAGTGATGGCGCGCTCATGGCTGTTGGACATTGTGTTTCATAACTATTATAAAAATACAACACTAGCcaaagacatcaatgtgtcatcaagagccacagggtttaatttgaagttgtttgtgcatgttttttttttttttttttttactctcatagaatgaCAGTCCTTTTTGTATGTAGCCCAGATAAAATGCTTCTGACGCtctctgttgttcaagagtggcttgacacaaggaatgcgacagctgaaacccatgtcttgcatacgtctgtgcatagtggttcttgaagcactgactccagctgcagtccacattttttgtgaatttcccccacatttttgagttatgggttttgtttcacgaTCCTCTCCAGGGTTTGGTTATCTTTATTGCTTGTGCactttttctaccacatcttttccttcccttctcctgtctattaatgtgcttggacacagagcacTGTGAACAACctgcctcttttgcaatgaccttttgcatcttgccctccttgtgcaaggtgtcagtgGTTGtattttggacaactgtcaactcagcagtcttccccatgattctGTAGCTTACataactagactgagagaccatttaaaggcctgtttatgtgttttgagttaattagctgattagaatgtggcaccaggtgtctttttaatattgaaccttttcacaatattcaaattttctgagagaCTTAATTTGGGATTTAgtcttagttgtcagttatatttatcaaaattaaaagaaacatttgaaatatatcagtctgtatgtaatgaattaatttaatatacaagtttcttttttgaatggaattagtaaaataaatcatatgACTAGCACCTGTAGATGCATTCTAAGATTCTGCTCCCATAGGAATTTTCTGTAAAGCACCGGTTtcccaaacagttgctcacaaTAATCTCACACATCACTCTCAACAGATTTTGACTAAATTGCAGCATTAACACAAAGCAGGTAAGAAACTACTGAAGACTGCTgatgctgctgaaaattcagctttgctatcGCAGAACTAAATTAgattttaaatatgttaaattagaaaaaagctgtttgtaataaaaaaaaataatataaattgtaataaaatgtctagaatgtacagtatttttgatcaaaataaTGCAACCATGGGGAGCATAAGAGACCTCTTGCCAAACATTAaaagaccccaaacttttaaaaaatggtaATATATAAGCAAAGATTAATCATGTATACATACTGTactgtacgtgtgtgtgtgctgacacGGCTTTGATTGATCATACTCAGCACCCTGTCCTCTCCAACAGTGTCAGCTTCTAAGTTTAGTATGGCTTCTGGGCGATGGTATCTGGTGGGAAATGGCAGGGTAGATCTCTAATCCCCTGAACCTTCTCTGGAAATAATAATAGCCATGCTAATGAGAGAGCATATCCTCCAACTGAAAGCAAACTTAGGTGCAGGAATGCGTTCTTGTTTCAGTGCATAGTGAGATGTAGTATGTTTATGCTAATGTTAGCCTCTAATTTGCTTAAGAACTTTAAGTTCAGTTCTGTCTGGTCAGTTTTAGATTGGCTTGTGTGAACTCATTGTTGAATTAAATTCAAACCGGAGTTCTCCTGTTTATGTTGCCCTTGTGCTATTTCTGTCTTTGCAGGGATGCTCACCATAACAGACTTTATCAACATTCTCCATCGTTACTACAAATCTCCCTTGGTAACCATATTTAACACCCTTTTGTCCTAATTTATATATAGGGGGAGCTGGGGTTAGTTGTGAAACTTTATACAGAATAATTCTCATGGTGTAGATGTGTTTACATGGctacaaaaacatttcaaacacaTTTCCTCATATCCTCATATCATTCCTGCTATTGGAGCACTATATGATTTGGATGTGATATGATGCTCTATAATATCTTATTATTGGCTTTTCAGTAAAATGTAGTGAGTAAAATCAAATATGAATTCATGAAagtttgaaaaaaacatttttatgaaattAATGCTTCTATTCACAAAAGtgtgattaaagtcataatgtTACACAAGCTTtcgatttcaaataaatgctgttcttttaaacattctattcattaaaaagtcataaaatataaaatcatgCTCTTTTTCTGCTTTAGGTTCAGATCTATGAGCTGGAGGAACACAAGATTGAAACATGGAGAGGTGATTGCGTATAGTTTTGaagataaatatatatgttattgtaatgttttaaaataaaaggtcTATTTTCCCTCTTTCAGAGATCTATCTACAGTATTCTCTCAACTCCCTGATCAGCATCACACCTGAATCCAGGTAAACCAGGACCTCTACCACATATTGTTTGCATTTTCTTGTATCTTTCTAGTGACAAAGAGATGCGTTTTCTGTTGCCAGCCTCTTCAAAGCCATTTATTCCTTACTGAAGAACAAGATTCACCGGCTGCCCGTCATAGATCCAGAATCAGGGAACGTCCTCCACATACTCACCCATAAACGTATCCTCAAGTTCTTACACATCTTTGTAAGTGCTTTTATGCTGTTCTCTTTATATAACCTTGCATTAAATTGTGCACTCAGTCATTTTTACttcattaatttttatttatttataactaaATGAAGAGTAATAATGATTTCCACACAAGATGTAAGATGGCGACTTCAGTCATATGTGAAGCTTATAAATAAAAGCCATCAAAATTTAACCTTTATTCAGCTAATTTTATTGGAGAAAACCAGTCTTTATTGGTTTGTAATGCACAATCGAGATTTTCACTAAAGGGCAAAAGCTTTCTCACATGCAAATTTCTCAACAGGTTTGAGTTGCTCATACAGATTTACTACAttgaccaacagaaagctgATTCAAGCTTTGTTTGAAAAAATTACTTATAGCTGCTTCGTACGTCACAATACAATCAACATTGGACAGTGGAGCTTTTTGCCAGCAAATTTTGCTAATGTGACCACACTTTTATTCTAAATGGAGCTGGTCGTATCATGGGAGCTGACATATTATGATGACCTCTCAATAACCAGCACTGTTATTGGACAAAAGTTAATCATGGCTGACTGCAATTTCTGTAATGCCACACACTCGCCACTAGGTATGAACATAAAATCTGCCAACAAAGAATAACCCAaaccattttcaacccaatctCAAGAAACAATGGAACTGTTACAAGGTGGCAATTTAGAATGAATTTGTAAAATATGATTGATACGGAAACATGCACTTTTTACAGAGGGGAAAAacgtgactttataactcaattTATATCAATAGAaagaagtcagaattgcaagatataaactccCAATTTTGTGAAAAAAGTCTTAATTACGAAGGACGGTCTATATCTCATAGAAAAtgtatatctcacaattctgactatattcTTTGCAACTTCAAGTTTATATAAtctaattctgactttataaatcGCAATTGCcagtttatatcacaattctgagggGGAAAGGTTAGAAATTTGAGATAAGtcactttttttctctttttttctcaccGGAAATAAGCTTCCATAGTGAAGCAGATCATAAAAAACCTTACAAATGAGATTGTACAACTTCACCAAAGCGAAAAATTGTTATGAATTGCCATGAgaatctagcctgacaagccagacccacatcaagatgtttggtctggaaatggttgtttttcaaactccctctgcacggcgtgcacgcaataggatagcgctacaaccaaccagagcaaggaaggtgaagcagagctagttgatagattaaacttttgccttatctggtcggcaaaactctgaacacccttcttcagaatgacttcagtgtcattcttttctcagagaaaagcttaactccaagtcttccagagtcgcggttaaagctgaatcgaaagaccgccgttcgccagcttctgtgtttactaaaagcacgcaagcgcaactcggccatcattatgttaagccccgcccactgactctatacacaatgtgattggcccgaccagagtttggtttttacagctcagaagtgtattgagagttgctagacgacactcgcggcagattagatttgctgctgctagggtgcatctagatttgtCGGCTAATGAGAATGTGTTGGTGCTTTTAATACTGTATGTAACATAAGGTCCTTATGTTGACCCTCACCATAGATCTGTACCAAACTTTGAATATTTGCTTGATGATTCTCAGGGCTCTATGATCCCCAAGCCACGATTCTTACAGAAGCGGATTGAGGAAGTGGAAATCGGAACGTTCAAGAGTATCGCCACTATCAGGGAGACAGAAACCGTTTATGACGCTTTATCAGTATTTGTAGAGCGACGGGTCTCAGCCCTGCCCGTCATCAACGAGCAAGGTACTGAGTGtgactgtttgtttgt is a window encoding:
- the prkag3b gene encoding 5'-AMP-activated protein kinase subunit gamma-3b isoform X1, producing the protein MDPLTEVIFGDLNSAWRQGLCGDKFRFPFVEDEGLTMKKTEPLQDPDSDVYSKFFMSHCCYDAIPTSSKLVIFDTTLQVKKAFFAMVANGVRAAPLWDSKLQCFVGMLTITDFINILHRYYKSPLVQIYELEEHKIETWREIYLQYSLNSLISITPESSLFKAIYSLLKNKIHRLPVIDPESGNVLHILTHKRILKFLHIFGSMIPKPRFLQKRIEEVEIGTFKSIATIRETETVYDALSVFVERRVSALPVINEQGKVVALYSRFDVINLAAQKSYNNLNMTMQEAIQGRWCCIEGVLKCYPHETLETIIDRIAEAEVHRLVLVDTEDVVRGIVSLSDLLQALVLTPAGVEALFS
- the prkag3b gene encoding 5'-AMP-activated protein kinase subunit gamma-3b isoform X2, whose translation is MDPLTEFPFVEDEGLTMKKTEPLQDPDSDVYSKFFMSHCCYDAIPTSSKLVIFDTTLQVKKAFFAMVANGVRAAPLWDSKLQCFVGMLTITDFINILHRYYKSPLVQIYELEEHKIETWREIYLQYSLNSLISITPESSLFKAIYSLLKNKIHRLPVIDPESGNVLHILTHKRILKFLHIFGSMIPKPRFLQKRIEEVEIGTFKSIATIRETETVYDALSVFVERRVSALPVINEQGKVVALYSRFDVINLAAQKSYNNLNMTMQEAIQGRWCCIEGVLKCYPHETLETIIDRIAEAEVHRLVLVDTEDVVRGIVSLSDLLQALVLTPAGVEALFS
- the prkag3b gene encoding 5'-AMP-activated protein kinase subunit gamma-3b isoform X3 → MSHCCYDAIPTSSKLVIFDTTLQVKKAFFAMVANGVRAAPLWDSKLQCFVGMLTITDFINILHRYYKSPLVQIYELEEHKIETWREIYLQYSLNSLISITPESSLFKAIYSLLKNKIHRLPVIDPESGNVLHILTHKRILKFLHIFGSMIPKPRFLQKRIEEVEIGTFKSIATIRETETVYDALSVFVERRVSALPVINEQGKVVALYSRFDVINLAAQKSYNNLNMTMQEAIQGRWCCIEGVLKCYPHETLETIIDRIAEAEVHRLVLVDTEDVVRGIVSLSDLLQALVLTPAGVEALFS